ACGAATTGTGCCGGGAAGAACCACCAGGTAGCTACCGCAAAGGTCCTTTCCCGCCGGCCGAAGCCGTATTGGAATATTGTCGAGATCAGGAACAGGCCGACGACGATCTGAAGCCATTCCGCCGAGGTGTTGGAGAAGGCGGCGGCGCCGAGGACGCCGCCGAGCGCCGCGCCGGGGAGACCCCAGGCGGCGACGCGCCATTCGATATCCCCAAAAAAAATCAGGATGCGCCCGCCTCCCGCAATGAGGGTGGCGACAGCCACCACGGGAGCGACGGCCTGGGCACCGGCGATGAAGCCGATGAGCGGCACGAGAAGCATGGCTCCACCTCCGCCGCCGATCGTAGAAACGATCCAGGCGATGAAACCCGAGGCGGCGAGGAGAAGATAATCCATCATGTCGAACTTGCCCTCAGGCGAGCCGGATCAGACAAGGAGATCCGCGGAAACGTCGTCCGCGAACCTACCGATTAGGTGTCCGCGCGCGGCTCCCGGGCATCCTACCCGAGTTCTATGTAATCCGGATAACGCGCCGCGATGTCGTCGATCATCGACAACGTGCCGGAGAGGTGGGTCTTCATCGCTTGCGCTGCCTCGACCGGCGCACCCTTTTCGATCCCTTCGATGATCATGTCGTGGGTGTCCACCACACGTTTGGTGCCGACATTGACGAGATTGAGGCGCCGCAGACGATCGATATGGCCGCTGTGGCGGCGGATGATCGGCCAGATGTGCTCCAGCCCCGCTTCCTCGAAGATGATGAAGTGAAACGCACGGTCGGCCGCCAGAAACTCCGCATGTTCCTTCGAAGCGAGGGCTTTCAGCTTGGTGTTCGCCACTCGCAGCCGGTCTGCGATCTGTCCCCTGTTGGCCTTTTCCGCCAGATTGAAGACGGCTTCCTGCTCGACCGCGCGGCGCATGAGGTGGGTCTGGCGGGCCAGATTGATATCGATTTTGGAGACCAGCGTCGCATA
The sequence above is drawn from the Sinorhizobium meliloti genome and encodes:
- a CDS encoding sulfite exporter TauE/SafE family protein, encoding MMDYLLLAASGFIAWIVSTIGGGGGAMLLVPLIGFIAGAQAVAPVVAVATLIAGGGRILIFFGDIEWRVAAWGLPGAALGGVLGAAAFSNTSAEWLQIVVGLFLISTIFQYGFGRRERTFAVATWWFFPAQFVVGFLSGLIGAIGPILNTLYLNAGITKEKMVGTKTAISLPMHLAKLGTYTALGALTGKLLLFGIAAGLGALLSNWLAKRVLTNMSELNFRAIVVGFMALSGAVMIWEQRETLLRIFPGST
- a CDS encoding GntR family transcriptional regulator, whose product is MTSEAPAAKHRSGLDRTRQIAPQIVEYLRERILALDLAPGTALSRVELQKQFGLSQTPVRDALMRLEEEGLVTVYPQYATLVSKIDINLARQTHLMRRAVEQEAVFNLAEKANRGQIADRLRVANTKLKALASKEHAEFLAADRAFHFIIFEEAGLEHIWPIIRRHSGHIDRLRRLNLVNVGTKRVVDTHDMIIEGIEKGAPVEAAQAMKTHLSGTLSMIDDIAARYPDYIELG